A genomic window from Carassius gibelio isolate Cgi1373 ecotype wild population from Czech Republic chromosome A11, carGib1.2-hapl.c, whole genome shotgun sequence includes:
- the LOC128022659 gene encoding uncharacterized protein LOC128022659: MATSKQSFMRAAEPQCSSSAQREEETHVKAPLTTMYVHNVPAPGLRPYPQAQPEALQDATVLPLFLPRMCSSSTLPSLTLHIASGTVLQQQRLVAPATSARPKSIGKHICPQCGKDCLKPSVLEKHLRCHTGERPYPCTTCGISFKTQSNLYKHKRTQAHARLSSESDKGTFSSQESTESLKDNCSTPSCEMIGKEVLPVVTIPNQVDSTETKTMSVEWALHNVAMVGLSTIPALQDKVNYLKLSDGLKNNPANQQTSALSEDGCTQLQTPNRIPLQRQEALFSKPWDSPMSRGKSQSHDSTDSGFSDSSEHHSSSSPGASLHDPSMESLTEATMEQQETGASQTSSEMTPDPKCKVSIQEKQKLEERISKLIYENSVLVDNKQLENVRPRKTVLSKQGSIDLPVPYTYKDSFHFEIRRSKQTSSSQNPDRGGGAIHNSHQHSTGLEHAPLTRSSSLPFTMCGKPNDGAINLNLSRRCSAGHVYPLRSSDQQAPGHRSLVRQVAVDCLPTSEGSPAERGSINSLSSDGDSTDVGTEPIIKGNYRKKARKFDYTKWHTYKGGIFTKLYNTEKDSLLKTKKTTLNSEQSLETQTGQQRDNGSVSLSFTSCSVVTLQNDLKMSYTSFENNKGEDMERDEIMTQHTDFHIPSERKKQRTGNDVKMLSISDPRAGGANGNQGGLIHQLPLSTCAMHDSITVPAQKVNMQNLQPQGSFIHQFSNPSQLVGNSLSPAVCLINVSGTPGTPSGSISSPTVPLAKTSFPPKYQLKIPCSTDGVSASCSGSTLAHSICSNVPALKQSRQTTVQGPLENSVQSSKQCQGVSIVTTTERSKQDVLCATTPMLSVSGSELNQTCTLSKVLTQIQSTTPTSISLVSPLVQHQISLLQSNCATRVVETPSTVSVSSVLTTSENAQPVTSMNTSTVNYCSESSLQTYSSVTTTPTIQNHPVSPVIESGKPLGLTADTESIVYENNLNSTASKMVNGDFQGSQSEGKMILLNGSTQAQNTFYVQTADLQIVMQLISDEQLALIEPHIETATSSILANQTTLSKEVYSTDVSPVCMAQEMINNVEMRKKNGSNCESVSPVNKAEIVCNLKSHNDKDYANECPHCVSSWSHPQTKVHISASVDYNKDSAGQLDETQKIPENSQERKSAGFEVITETHHRLAAGDKLCQPQLLDNSDFVHNKDPGNYSEDQTFTEITSDKELFCLMQPNHIQTITNTQPVEPKERGQLMSVTLSGNCESVQTKKPTQLRTCICEKKTSTGESQHMQKELNSTIQPSHNKPHWAACGSSELDTREMRACVKGKLNCKLIETFCPCQTPTQYVFKQAFAPCAGDFDNDNSSQGKVSCPMLNKTSNIHSIPEDSIRCEENLENLETLQGSVEDGTLKSFWFQRDPGTESKESVPKDPESRSGAGERARTEEEETSCEEHQKSAQAHPHFSREVSLNISEPLKHDKFGVSNKPEASVCTKIISQTCQHQAQGECNNTTRKDSIGEHLVNSPCQETSQKETSSPKYSNQTCNHLLMHPVKVNTTQNEFQKETQTKGAMNYWIYSKGNQVQTSKDKMTGTTLSASVLQHNCGDSKTNMADASISSLSSAGPSSCNGSHQMSSQECHTHQICPPAMHSNPTYVGNNSYLEHEDSNSSSDDEQKLVIELE; this comes from the exons ATGGCAACTAGCAAGCAGAGCTTTATGAGAGCTGCCGAGCCTCAGTGTTCATCGTCTgcacagagagaggaagagacgCATGTTAAGGCCCCTCTCACAACTATGTATGTCCACAACGTTCCTGCCCCTGGCCTGCGGCCATATCCACAGGCCCAACCTGAAGCCTTGCAGGATGCAACGGTTCTACCACTATTCCTGCCAAGGATGTGCAGCAGCTCGACTCTACCCTCTCTGACACTGCATATTGCCAGCGGGACTGTTTTGCAACAACAAAGGCTAGTGGCTCCAGCAACGTCGGCGAGACCTAAGTCTATTGGGAAGCATATTTGCCCTCAGTGCGGTAAGGACTGTCTGAAGCCCAGCGTGCTCGAGAAACATCTTCGTTGTCACACAGGAGAGCGACCATATCCCTGCACTACCTGTGGCATTTCCTTCAAGACGCAGAGTAACCTTTATAAACACAAGCGCACCCAGGCTCATGCACGCCTTTCCAGCGAATCTGACAAAGGCACCTTCAGCAGCCAGGAGAGCACAGAGAGCTTAAAGGACAACTGTAGTACTCCATCATGTGAGATGATTGGCAAAGAAGTTCTTCCTGTAGTGACCATACCGAATCAAGTAGATTCTACAGAGACTAAGACAATGTCTGTCGAATGGGCATTACACAATGTTGCCATGGTTGGATTAAGCACAATACCTGCACTTCAGGACAaggtaaattatttgaaattatcAGATGGCTTGAAAAATAATCCTGCAAACCAGCAGACAAGCGCACTGAGTGAGGATGGATGTACACAGCTCCAAACTCCAAACCGTATACCTCTCCAGAGGCAGGAAGCTTTATTTTCCAAACCGTGGGATTCCCCAATGTCCCGAGGAAAATCTCAAAGCCATGATAGTACAGATTCTGGCTTCAGTGACAGCAGTGAGCATCATTCATCTAGCAGTCCTGGAGCAAGTTTGCATGATCCCAGTATGGAATCATTAACAGAAGCCACTATGGAACAGCAGGAAACAGGAGCCTCACAGACATCCTCAGAGATGACCCCTGACCCCAAATGCAAGGTGTCCATTCAGGAGAAGCAGAAGCTGGAAGAACGTATTTCAAAGCTTATATATGAGAATAGTGTGTTGGTGGATAATAAACAACTGGAAAATGTGCGGCCTAGAAAGACAGTATTGTCAAAACAAGGAAGCATTGATCTTCCTGTGCCATACACTTACAAAGACTCCTTCCATTTTGAGATAAGGAGAAGCAAGCAAACCTCAAGCTCACAAAATCCAGACAGAGGAGGTGGGGCAATTCACAATTCTCACCAGCACTCCACTGGCCTGGAGCATGCACCATTAACACGAAGCAGTTCTCTCCCCTTCACTATGTGTGGCAAACCCAATGATGGAGCAATCAATTTGAATCTTAGTAGAAGGTGTAGTGCAGGGCATGTTTACCCATTAAGGTCATCAGACCAACAAGCACCAGGTCATCGTTCACTAGTTAGGCAGGTAGCGGTAGATTGTCTGCCTACTTCAGAGGGATCCCCGGCTGAAAGAGGGAGTATTAACAGCCTTAGCTCTGATGGAGACAGCACTGATGTCGGAACAGAGCCAATTATAAAAGGAAACTACAGGAAAAAAGCCCGAAAATTTGACTACACAAAGTGGCACACTTACAAAGGTGGGATATTTACGAAACTCTACAATACTGAGAAAGACAGTTTACTGAAGACAAAAAAAACTACACTGAACTCTGAACAAAGCCTGGAAACTCAAACTGGTCAACAGAGGGACAATGGATCTGTGTCTCTGAGCTTTACTTCCTGTTCTGTTGTGACCTTACAAAATGACCTTAAAATGTCCTATACCAGCTTTGAAAATAATAAGGGGGAAGACATGGAGAGGGATGAAATAATGACACAACACACTGATTTCCATATCCCATCAGAGAGGAAGAAACAGCGCACTGGGAATGATGTGAAAATGCTCAGTATTTCAGATCCTAGAGCTGGTGGGGCAAATGGAAATCAGGGTGGTTTAATTCATCAGTTACCCCTGTCAACTTGTGCAATGCACGATTCCATCACAGTGCCAGCACAAAAGGTCAACATGCAAAATCTCCAACCGCAGGGTAGCTTCATACATCAGTTCTCGAATCCAAGTCAGCTCGTTGGTAATTCTCTTAGCCCTGCTGTTTGTTTAATCAATGTGAGTGGGACACCTGGAACCCCGTCTGGTTCTATCAGCAGCCCCACCGTCCCTTTAGCCAAGACCAGCTTTCCTCCCAAGTACCAGCTAAAGATTCCATGTTCCACAGATGGAGTGTCAGCTTCTTGTTCTGGCTCAACTTTAGCACATAGCATTTGCTCAAACGTTCCAGCTCTCAAGCAAAGCCGTCAAACTACAGTGCAGGGTCCTCTTGAGAACAGTGTACAATCTTCAAAGCAGTGTCAGGGTGTTTCAATAGTCACAACCACTGAACGGAGTAAACAAGATGTATTGTGTGCAACAACCCCAATGTTATCGGTTTCCGGTTCAGAGCTAAATCAAACATGCACTTTATCCAAAGTCCTGACACAGATTCAGTCTACCACGCCTACATCAATTTCTCTTGTTTCTCCACTAGTGCAACATCAAATATCTTTGCTGCAGAGCAACTGTGCAACACGTGTGGTGGAAACCCCGTCAACAGTTTCTGTATCATCTGTATTAACAACCTCAGAGAACGCTCAGCCTGTTACATCAATGAACACATCAACAGTGAATTATTGCTCAGAATCCAGTCTACAAACCTATTCTTCAGTAACTACTACACCTACAATACAAAACCATCCTGTCTCCCCTGTGATTGAATCAGGAAAACCTCTTGGTCTTACTGCAGACACCGAATCCATAGTTTATGAAAATAATCTAAACAGTACTGCTTCTAAAATGGTCAATGGTGACTTTCAAGGGTCCCAATCTGAGGGAAAGATGATACTACTAAATGGCTCAACACAGGCTCAGAACACATTTTATGTACAAACAGCTGACCTCCAGATAGTCATGCAGCTCATTTCTGATGAACAGTTAGCTCTGATAGAGCCTCATATTGAAACAGCAACTTCAAGCATTTTAGCAAACCAGACAACTCTTTCTAAGGAGGTATATAGCACTGATGTGTCTCCTGTATGCATGGCACAGGAAATGATAAATAATGTTGAGATGAGAAAGAAGAATGGTTCCAACTGTGAATCTGTCAGTCCAGTAAACAAAGCAGAAATTGTTTGCAATTTAAAATCTCATAATGATAAAGATTATGCAAATGAGTGCCCTCACTGTGTTTCATCCTGGTCACATCCACAGACAAAGGTTCATATCTCAGCCTCAGTGGATTATAATAAAGATTCTGCTGGGCAGTTGGATGAAACACAGAAGATACCTGAGAATTCACAGGAAAGAAAATCTGCTGGTTTTGAGGTCATCACAGAGACACACCACAGACTAGCGGCTGGAGACAAACTATGTCAACCTCAGTTACTGGACAACAGTGATTTTGTCCATAACAAAGATCCAGGCAACTACTCTGAAGACCAAACATTCACAGAGATAACCAGTGATAAAGAGCTGTTCTGTTTAATGCAGCCAAATCACATTCAAACTATAACAAATACTCAGCCAGTGGAGCCAAAGGAAAGAGGTCAACTCATGTCAGTCACATTATCAGGAAACTGTGAAAGTGTtcaaacaaagaaacctacacaGCTCAGAACTTGTATCTGTGAGAAAAAGACGTCTACTGGAGAATCACAACATATGCAAAAAGAGCTCAACTCCACAATACAGCCCAGTCACAACAAGCCACACTGGGCTGCATGTGGCAGCTCAGAATTAGATACAAGAGAAATGAGAGCATGTGTCAAAGGGAAGCTCAACTGCAAGCTGATTGAGACATTTTGTCCATGCCAGACACCTACACAGTATGTATTCAAACAAGCCTTTGCTCCATGCGCAGGTGACTTTGATAATGACAATTCTAGTCAAGGGAAAGTATCCTGTCCAATGCTGAACAAGACATCTAACATTCATAGCATTCCTGAAGACAGCATCAGATGTGAAGAAAATCTGGAAAATCTGGAAACTCTGCAag GATCTGTGGAAGATGGTACCCTTAAAAGCTTTTGGTTTCAGAGGGACCCTGGGACAGAGAGCAAGGAATCAGTCCCCAAAGATCCTGAGAGTAGAAGTGGAGCGGGGGAAAGAGCCAGAACAGAG GAAGAGGAAACGTCTTGCGAGGAGCATCAAAAATCTGCTCAAGCTCACCCACATTTCTCCCGGGAAGTGTCCCTTAATATTTCAGAGCCACTTAAGCATGACAAATTTGGAGTTTCGAACAAACCAGAAGCATCTGTTTGCacaaaaattatttcacaaaCTTGTCAACATCAAGCTCAAGGGGAATGTAACAACACCACCAGAAAAGACAGCATAGGTGAACATTTGGTTAACAGTCCTTGTCAAGAGACAAGCCAAAAGGAGACATCTTCACCAAAATATTCCAATCAAACATGCAATCATCTTTTGATGCATCCAGTCAAAGTCAATACCACGCAAAATGAATTCCAGAAGGAGACACAGACAAAGGGTGCTATGAATTATTGGATTTATTCCAAAGGCAACCAAGTACAGACATCAAAAGACAAAATGACTGGCACAACTTTATCAGCCAGTGTTCTGCAACATAACTGTGGTGATTCAAAGACTAATATGGCTGATGCAAGTATTTCTTCATTATCCAGTGCTGGGCCCAGTTCTTGCAATGGCTCACATCAAATGTCTAGTCAAGAATGTCACACCCATCAAATATGTCCCCCAGCCATGCACAGCAACCCAACATATGTAGGTAATAATAGTTACCTGGAACATGAGGACAGTAACAGCAGCAGTGATGATGAGCAAAAACTAGTCATTGAACTTGAGTAA